The following DNA comes from Anopheles arabiensis isolate DONGOLA chromosome 3, AaraD3, whole genome shotgun sequence.
AAGCATCCGTGCAACGCACCGCTCGCTTCTATTAAGCACTTTAATCCTCATCGTCTTGTGCAGGGAGAGAAAAACCACACCTTCCCCGAAACTGAATCGATCGTTCTAGCTCACCACTCTCTCTCCTCCAGATAGAGCAGTATGCCATCCTTCGGTCGGGTAATTAGCTCATTCACGATAAGCTGTTCGGCGCGCGTCCGGTGCGACCGGATGCGGAACCGGCGCAGGATGGACGAAACAAGACACTTCTCCTCCAGCAGGGCAAACTTCTGGCCGATGCAGTTTCTCGGCCCTGCACTGAACGGGATGTACGCGTACGGGTGGCGGTTTTCCGCGGTGCGCTCGGGCAGGAAGCGATCCGGATCGAAGGTTTCCGCATCCGGGAAGAATCTTCAAAGAAAGAGAAGCGCAGAATTGAGTGTGATTGTAAAATTAGCTGCCAGcagctcaaaaaaaaaacgaaaccccCTGCAACGAATCCTACCGCTCGTCCCGGTGCACGTTGTACACGTGGATGCCGACGATGGTACCGGCCGGCACGTGATACCCGCCGAGCGTGACGTCCTCGCTGGTGGTGCGGCCGAAGAACGCGACGGACGGGTAGAGGCGCAACGTTTCCTTCAGGCAGCGCTCGAGCAGCCGCATCGCGGTCAGGTCCTGCATCGTGGCGGGTCGGTCGCTTCCGCCAAAGATGGAATCAATTTCCTGATGGACGCGCTCCTGCACCTCCGGATGGAGGGCGAGCAGAAACAGGGCCCAGCTCATCCCAGCCGTCGTCGTGTCGTGGCcctgtgcgcgtgtgtgtgtaaaacaGCATTAAACATTCGGCACAACCATCATCGATAAGTTATCTTTCCATTCGTGTCTTACTTCGAACATGAACGTGTCGACCTCTTCGCGCACATCTTCATCGGTCAGCAACGGGCTGCCCGTGCCAGTGGTGGCActttgcagcagcagatcgagAAAGGCCAACCGCTTGCGACGTCCCAGACCATCACCCTCTGCCTCCGGTTGATTGCGCTCCCCTGCGTGCTGCTGGTCCAATGTACGTCGCCTCTCTTGAATAACCTATCGCAAGAGGGATGAGTTTTCCCATTTTAAACGCATCCGCATTGAAGCTGCAAATCGAAACCTCCGCTCCGTGAGCGTGTGTACCTTGCGTGTGTAACCGTGCAGTATCGCAAGGAGTTGCGCCTGTCGGCGACCCAGTGTCGACCGACGGAACGTCCAGTCCGGGTGCAGCCAGGGACGCACCAGCCGCTCCAGAAACAGCGAGCTTAATCTGCAACGACCAACCAAAGCTCATTAAGCTGAATGTCTCGCGGGGTGCGGTACGCAAGGGCTTACTCGTAGACGGCATTCACGTACGCGTTGTCTTCGCCGGCCGTTTGTGCGTGCACCTGCACACCCATTGCCGTTTCTGTCGATTGGGATGAGAGAAAAGCATATTCGATCACATCAGTATTATAACATCCGGGAGGGTGAacggcaaaacacacacgagcACCGTACCGCAAATTACATCTAGTGCCGCCTTCGTTACGTAGGGATAGATGTTGACCGGCTGACCAGTGTTGGCGTGGCGCTGCAGGCGCTCAACCAACACGGCCCCATTCTCGGCAAACACCTCGCAGAAGCCGTCCAGTATGTTGAAGTGGAAGGTGGGCGTAATGAGCTTCCGGTGCTGGAACCACCGTTCACCTTTATGTTGTGAGCCGGGAAAGAAAGATAACCCATTAGACggatgcaaacacacacacacacacacacacacacacacacacatacacacacacactgtgagAAGGCCCACAAAAACCGCGTGCCCCAGCAGGCATACCTTT
Coding sequences within:
- the LOC120902813 gene encoding cytochrome P450 4C1-like; the encoded protein is MTMAMSSYSTVDMLLVVLVLLLLTPVLQWLIRRVQMSQIYDKIPGPKAYPFVGTLYLLFGKKSHEIFTLIDQRTRQYDGIHRIWVGMTPEVRLSRAEYVEQIIGASKHTEKATLYRFLGDWLGEGLLTSKGERWFQHRKLITPTFHFNILDGFCEVFAENGAVLVERLQRHANTGQPVNIYPYVTKAALDVICETAMGVQVHAQTAGEDNAYVNAVYELSSLFLERLVRPWLHPDWTFRRSTLGRRQAQLLAILHGYTRKVIQERRRTLDQQHAGERNQPEAEGDGLGRRKRLAFLDLLLQSATTGTGSPLLTDEDVREEVDTFMFEGHDTTTAGMSWALFLLALHPEVQERVHQEIDSIFGGSDRPATMQDLTAMRLLERCLKETLRLYPSVAFFGRTTSEDVTLGGYHVPAGTIVGIHVYNVHRDERFFPDAETFDPDRFLPERTAENRHPYAYIPFSAGPRNCIGQKFALLEEKCLVSSILRRFRIRSHRTRAEQLIVNELITRPKDGILLYLEEREW